DNA sequence from the Perca fluviatilis chromosome 4, GENO_Pfluv_1.0, whole genome shotgun sequence genome:
gttggttggtggagcagaccaggtcgaggatgtgaccttttcatggggggggaatgtgacatgttgggtgagagagaagttatccagtaaaatttttgaattctgatgagagcttgcatgtgggggagtccatgtggatgtttaagtcaccgagtagcagcagacgtggagagagagatgaggctagtgtgaggagttcagtaaaatcagagaggaaggagggatttggtttaggtggccggtaaatgaggatgactgtcatggaggaaagagttttgaaggcgagatattcaaacgatgatactgaggggagggtgagttctgtgatccggaagttctgattgaaaatgacggcgaggccacctccacggtgggaggggcggggtttgcagatgtagttgtagccagggggggatgcttggttgagggagaagaagtcgttgggttgttgccaggtttcggtgagcagaaggaagtcaagagtgttgtcgaggattagttcatggagggcaggggctttattgttgagcgatcgggtgttgaggagggcaaagttggcatggtgagagggtggtgggatgggggcaggctggagagatctgaggttgtcccggttagcGTTCGTGTGGTCGTTGGGGGTGTGGGGGTTGCAGTTGaggggggacagtgagccgattagcaaatgattggagagtatgattgagtgtatgtgaagtggggaaagcactgtagtccggtccgggttttctgtgtagcctgatgatgcgttcagccctatgtgaaccagtgggtgaagcattcagatgacgtgggacaggtgcaacagagcgtgcaggtgaccagatggatggaatggattgtccgtggtggaagaaaacaaacttgcggcgagagcttctgtggatgtaacggcgtcgacgtagaagtccgagctgtttgatgactgggatgcaggatggaatggagtagttgacgaattggaccagttgcagagttgaatatttgatcatgatgccgacggagggacagagagctccgtgatagtggttagccgtgggctaggagcacagaggtggagggtggagatggatgaatgaggtgattgccaaaatgatccacagcatgaccgaaggagaggaatgtctagtcttggtcgcggctcgcatctggtggaggATTGCAACGGGTTAGCCCCGAAAGCAGCTAGGATTTGCCGCCACGCCGTTTGGTGAACAGGGGCAGCGAAGCGGCTAAccgacgaggcaagagtccggtcaaggagccccaggcggcttcgggaaccagcagagagactgtccagaggtacagaggctgtccagaggtagggggtacagcgaacacaaacacaagagaatagcagacgaatagcagatgaatagcagacggagaagcggcgaataaccagcgccagcgtcctctcacgtcggTTGGAAATTTAGGGCTCGATAATGAGGAAGGGTTGGGGGAGTGGAGGGAGCTACAGAAACGTTGGCatgataattgtatttagaggttgtaccagaataggttaacatggtttaattttcaaaaaacaccatatttttgtcgtactgcacattgctgcagctcctcttttcactctgtgtgttgagctctctgttttagctacagagtgagacatctcacttctgttccatctttgtttgaagtcgcacatgtgcagtagctaggtaaggactaccagCCAGTCaaaagcagagtatgagggcgtgccactctagcagctaggcgagcattattacatgtgttacaaagtgacgcacgttcatcaAGAAAggaaaggctggactacaatagagctgtttggagcagtttgtgaacagtgttttctgttggagatggtaagtccctttggagtggactttgggctttttcactttgtaaacctataacgtacacaaaaaagatatataacactataaaggaaaaggaaagagcaaaacagcataatatgagcactttaaagaagcCCTCcggtgtctttagctgcatggtACTAGCCGATAAGCCAcactttgttgttttctttgtatGTGCGCAAGTAGGCAGGGGTGGAGAGATTTCAGATTTTAAATTGCAATCGTGACACCCATAGACTCTGTACATAATGATATATATTTCTTTACAATAATCTACAATAACATtagaaattaaacaaatgaaTATCTTTATTCAACCCCCCCATATGTAATCTGTAGGggtgtgaacattttaaaaatcaattCTTTTTCccagaataattttttttctttcttttgccaGTAGTTcaactaaatattttctgtttatacggtactACGGACAGCAACTACATCGTATCTATTACTGCAAAACAGACCGAAAGAACTTCTTACTCATGttaacaaatgaaataaatatcagactgactgactgacatgtgatatgcattcttttttagaaaattggTGTTTTTATAAATACCTCATGATacattgtctctagaagtgtattattaaacttgtttttgttaaagacaaaaaaatactcAATACGACCCATGTACCCGCATGTCGTCCCATCGCTAGTAATCTGTTACATGCCATCTTTGTTAAGGGGGGCCACTGTCTGCAGTTTGACCCTGCAACTGTTGCTTACAAGGTACATCTTGAGGTACTTCCTGAACTTTTTATCTCTGACACCATAGACGATTGGGCTCAGGAACCTTGGCAGGAGGTAGACGATCAGGTAGTTTGCATATCTGATTTCTGAGATTCGGCCGGGGAAGATTAGCTGCAGAATGATCTCCACACTAGGGGAGATGTAGGAGAGCATGCACATGGCCATCTGGGCCCCGTGGATCAGAATGGTGTTCCTGGCTCTCTGGGCAGATATCTTGTCCGTGGAGAGGGCCCGGGCTGCAAACAGGACCCTCAAGTAGGTGAAGACCAGAGTCAAAAACACATAGGAGAAGTAGATGATATCAAAAACTTGTCTTTTGAATGCCAGGATCGGGTCTTTGAACACATTCGGTCGTATGCAGAACACAGACTCATGAAAGAAGCTTAGGGACTCCGTTGCTAGCGTCATAAATAGATCTGTGATATCCGGAGCCACGCATATAAACCACATCCACCCAATAACAATGTAAGTCCTTCTCACTGTGCAGATTTGAGGGTGCCGTAAAGGCTCGCAAACGGCAATGTAGCGCTCTATGGCCATGCTAGCTAAGTTGACCGGTGTGATTCTGGTGGTGAAGACCGCCACCAGGATGAAGAAGCAGCAGAAAGAGACGTTAATCTTGTAGAAGATGTAGCTGAGGACAAAAAGTGTGATTGTGACGGTCAGCTGGATGCCGTCATTGATCACCATGTGGATGAAGAGGATGTAACGAGGGTCTTCATTAAATGTCTGCAGGAAGataaaggaagagagaggggagtgAAAAACGTAGAGAGGATAAAACAATTCATGGATTAAGAAGGAAGAAGTGTTGGTGTTAGTGAGTAAAGTCCTGGATGAAAAGTCTGTATGGCATCATTAACCATCCTGAAGTGAATTATTAATTGTAGTATATTAATAATTGTTGATCAGcatgctgtttttttatattaaggGGAAGAAAGACTCCTCGGagtgaagagagagaaacaaacatAGGTAGGGCTGCAATCGATTCTTTTTTTcgaatttatttttaaagattctttGATTGCagattgttaaatgtgaatattttctagtttattctctcctctgtgacagtaaactgaatatctttgagttgtggaaaaaacaagacatttgaggacgtgaTCTTGGGCTTTAGGGAACACTGTtctacatttttcaccattttctaaaATTTAAGTTGCATTCCTTAAAATAGCACATCCTCAAATTTACGAAGCTGAAAcgagtgagtatgtgtgtacCTGGTGTCTTAAAAATGTGGCAACCAAGCTGCTGTTGATGTAACCGAGGATGAGCCAGACCATAACTACAATCAGGTTCTTCACCAACGCTGTGGTGAAGGTGTCTCTGACGAGCACCAACTGATCCAACCATAGAGGGagccaaagagaaaaaaatagaaattatttttaaacacgATGAaccataatttatttttattccatcACTGTGTTTCATGAGCTGatcaaataatattaaaattcTGTATGCACTATGTCCACAAAAAAAGTAAGTAAGCTTTCATTGGTCACTCTCAGTCTCACCACGATGGGGGACATTAAAAAGTAGTTGTCaaaatgttgatgaaattcttaCACATCAGCCCATACATTTATATACGTATGTTTCTGTGAATATCAGCTGAGctgcaaatgtattttttaaagcaaataatCCTTTATCTATTATCATGTTTATGAATCAGGAGATAGAAGCATGTACATGACACAAAGTGAATTATCTCTTTAAAGGCTTAATATAATATTTGGGTATGAACTATTCACACAATGTTGGccaaggctgccatacaaggtgccacttgctcatcagataaacattcacactccAATGGCACAGCATCAGGAGCAATTTCagtttcagtgtcttgcccaaggacactttgacatacTGCAGGGCCAAGGATTGAACTACCAACCTTCCTATTGATAAGCTACCGCTCttccacctgagccacagccgcctaCACCTATAAactttacattttaacatctaAATTAGCAATACAGCTGTACAAGCAAATCAATAATTGGTTATAGTTTTATTTGATgtaaagattattttaagaCCAATTTCTTCACCAAACCTGAGAAGTCATGTTGCCTCCAGGACTCACTGATGAACTCATACTTCACTCAGACCTGATAGAGAGGATGCAACACAGAAAATACATATTGAAAAATGCATAAAGTAATTACCCAAAAAAGCATAATgtaatcaattcaataaatctGTTTAAATCAGTCAAACATTTACATATTAAAATGTAACTTATTGAAATTATGATGCATGCACACTACTTTGGCCACATAGAGTACATGTATTTGAGATATCAAAAGCatgtaatatgtttttttaactttggcTTTATTTGTCTTTATAGAAAATCACATTCTGTAGTTAGATACGTTTCATGTTCTGCTAACTCACTGCTGTAAATCTGAGCTAAACCAAAGTTGACCTTGaccttgtttttttaaagaaatacatcaaACCATTTTGCTTGGATGTTTTTACCAAAGAAATGATTTCCTGCTTCCTGCCATGCAGCGTTCTGccattattttcttttcacCTGCAGcctgatttgtttttttcagcaaTCAACCCAACATAATGTTAAAGCATAgcaattaattagttaattataGCATTTATATTAACATAACTGGTACATAAAGGCTGAGATGTTCTTAAAATGAATATATCAACAACAGTTTGACATTCCCTTGATTGAGTACACACATACGAGAGAAAACAAGATTCATGAATATGGATATATCTCATTTAGCAAATTAAcccttcatttaaaataaacccAAATAACCTTAGCAAAGCTCAGTCAGCTGCTGAAATGTTACAGTTCTGCAGTTTATTTTTCCAGTGCAAAACACAAGTAAATTAATCACAAATGATCCCAATGTGACAAGAAACTGGCAGCAGAAAAGTGACATTAGAAACTGAGCTTTGTGATGAACATGCTGGCAAGATTTTAATCAAATCACTATCAGCCAAAATAATACATTACATGTATATACTTATCCAAATGAAAGTCTCGTCCTGCTCCACCTACCTGAGTCCAGATCACACCCTGAAGGCAGACAGCGCGACACAAGAGTCTTTATAAACACTTTGAAACAAAACGTAATTAATTTTCACGTCATCGTCAGTGTTTGTGagagaagtaaaaaaagatGAAGATAAGATCAAACTTTTATTAATCTTGAGGGAAATTGTTGTGCAGCAGTCTTCCAAATATAgagttcaaataaaaacaatgtatgAAAACTAAAGATTATTAATAAGGTGtaaaccccccctccccccccaaaaaaaaaaaacaacaaaaaacaatgccAGAATATATACATGATGATAGTTAATGGCAGTCTTGAGGCTGACAGTGTGGTCAGTAGgcctgcaactaatgattatttattgatcgattaatctgtttatTTTCTTGAATAATCAATCAGTTGttcggtctataaaatgtcagaaaattgtgaagtttactgtcacagaggagagaagaaactagaaaatattcacatttaacaagctgcaatcgagaatatatttttgttccatAAAAAACGACTCAAACTGATTCATCgatcatcaaaatagttgacatttattttaatagctgacaatcgattaatctttgcagctctagtggtCAAAGCAGGGTGTTTGATCCTTTGATGAAACTTTTCTTTTATTCACAATGATTGACTGAAGTTCAATGTTGCCAAGTAGTGTTGGAGGCACTGTAGCACTACAATCATACCAGACCAGACCTTAAAGAAAatccccagtcagagctggttttCAAGTGTTCAAGTGTCCACAGCCAATGTGAACAGACTCTGCTTCATCACATGTAAATATAGGCTGAAATTCAATTGTTGTAGcaatattaataattaaattCTGTCGTTTATATGCCAATGTTATATTAAGTATATATTATCCTTGCTGCTAGCGCAGCTTATAATTTATATACAATCAGGGGACATTTTTATTGAAGCAGAAGAAAGTACTCGGTTATCagtcttttataaaaaaaatgttagtgctgtcagttaaacgcgttattaacgccgttaacgcaaacccatgtTAAAGGAGTCACTAACTTTTTATCATGAcattaatacatatatatatatatatatatatatatatatatatatatatataatatataataacatacattctttttggcctagaaaactttgttgtttttttcacatgctgttgcaaccactagtaacgttagataaactacaacaccacaccggatctagctagaccggaattaatacaacaggcacgccgcacacacttgtttgggcttgcgagccggccaaagagtagtaggctaacgttacgttttgagtggatggcgagcgcgagacgccaaaatggatgccagtaagattctgaatggaaagatTACTTTTAAagagttgccaaatggttccattgacaagaccaaagtgatctgtgtgttttttgtcgttgtgaactgagctatcatcgcagcacgtccagtctgaaataccacttgatggccaagcacacagctgatgggaaTTCTCcaccccctcgtcaaagccaggcgacaatggatgacttcagacagaagcacatggataccacaactaagaacaaacttaaaaaaacatttgcacaaagcaagccgatccacttttccatattgataagagcattaaaatgagaaaaaaataatcagacaaaaagaaatcaaggaacatttagaatagataaaaatgtgcgattaattgcgcgTTAACTATGatattaatgcgattaatcgcgattaaatattttaattgtttgacagcacacatttttttattctaaCAATCTGTGAACATTTTGACTATATAATTACATACCTCGTCATACAATTGCGTCGAATCAGCCTCGACTTTCCAGTTTCTATTAttaggggtggggaaaaaaatctatacagcatagtatcacgATATTTTCCATGACAATACTGTATAGATACACAGACGGCAAGTATCGATCTAATATTATATATGTCTTGGTCAGTTTCTCTGCTTGAAAATCCCATATTGCAGCAATCAAAttaaagtgagatgaacaaaacTTTTTAGATAAAATAGATGTTGACAAGGTTTcgttttggggacatcattggAAATTAGGTAATGAATTgaaatatatcgcagaatattgcagtatgtttaaaatcgcagtaatattgtatcgtgacataagtatcgtgatgatatcgtatcgtgaggccacTGGTGATTCCTACCCCTAGCTGATATGATGGTTTGACAAACATACAACATTTGTTTTACAATATGTGTCATATCTTAGAATGTTTTGACTACTCTCAGTATTTATTCAAATGTATTTGTAGTACCCATATATTTGAACTTCTGTCTCTACTGCGATATAAacagaaagtaaaaacaaaactacaaaTATCTAAAACACAAATGATCATGTTACGTACTGCTGTaaagataaaaaatgtttttggttaCTAGACATGCTAATTTAGAGGTTTTTTTCTGATGATAGCCGACCCTCGTTACCCGAGCATTAACCGTTAACGGACAAGAAGGCAACAGAGTTCCAGTTCCCCCGTCTAGGATGCTAGGACATACTTTCTGCTTTACGCAGCCACGATGTTTCTTGCATTCTCGTAGACACATGCAGCAACTTTGCTGGAACTGCATAGCGACCGACATAAGATCAACAGTGGTCTGCGGCGTGTATGTCTGAGCCTGTCTCCACACACATCCACCTGCAAGGTTTTAAGCTGTGTGTGTCCCTGGCAAACTATGTGTGTAAGACCATTTAGGTTCTAATTGGAAAAGAGCTGAATCACCCCTGTCTGCATGTGTAAGATGTCCGAAAGTAAAAAAGAAtcagactagggctgcaacaaaaTTTTCTCGATCAACCGATTAGttgtttgttatataaaatgtcagaaaattgtgaaaaatgtggatcagtgtttcccagaaGCCCAAGAcaacatcctcaaatgtcttgttttgtccacaaattatattacatgtcatttagctgatgcttttctCCTAAGCTACTTACagttgctacatatgtcagaggccgcacacctctggagcaactatgggttaagtgtcttgctcagggacacattggttgatggatcgcagtgggaattgaacccagatctcccacaacaaaggcatgtgtcacatccactgcaccatcaccacccataATTTAATGAGATGGTACCTAATTTGCacatttaaacataaatattctaaaaacttgtaatacaaaagaTATTTTtcttaatgtcagtaatcaaTTGGGGAAGTTTCATGCTGATATCTATTAGTTCATTTTTTCTTCCAATTCACCTGGGTTGTCTTAAGGGGGGCCACTGTCTGCAATTTGACCCTGCACCTGGTGCTTACAAGGTACATCCTGAGGTACACCCTGAACTTTTTGTCTCTGACACCATAGACGATTGGGCTCAGGAACCTCGGCAGGATGTAGACAATTAGGTAGTGTGCATATTTGATTTCTGAGATTCGGCCGGGGAAGATTAGCAGCAGAATGATCTCCACACTAGCGGAGATGTAGGAGAGCATGCACATGGCCATCTGGACCCCGTGGATCAGAATGGTGTTCCTGGCTCTCTGGGTAGATATCTTGTCCGTGGAGAGGGCCCGGGCTGCAAACAGGACCCTCAAGTAGGTGAAGACCAGAGTCAAAAACACACAGGAGAAGTAAATGATATCAAAAACTTGTCTTTTGAATGCCAGGATCGGGTCTTTGAACACATTTGGTCGTATGCACAAAACAGACTCATGAAAGAAGCTTAGGGACTCCGTTGCTAGCGTCATAAATAGATCTGTGATATCCGGAGCCACGCATATAAACCACATCCACCCGATAACAATGTAAGTCCTTCTCACTGTGCAGATTTGAGGGTGCCGTAAAGGCTCGCAAACGGCAATGTAGCGCTCTATGGCCATGCTAGCTAAGTTGACCGGTGTGATTCTGGTGGTGAAGACCGCCACCAGGATGAAGAAGCAGCAGAAAGAGACGTTAATCTTGTACAAGGCGTAGTTGAGGACAAACAGTATGACTGTGATGGTCAGCTGGATGCCGTCATTGATCACCATGTGGATGAAGAGGATGTAACGAGGGTCTTCATAAAATGTCTGCAGGAAGataaaggaagagagaggggagtgAAAAACGTAGAGAGGATAAAACAATTCATGGATTAAGAAGGAAGAAGTGTTGGTGTTAGTGAGTAAAGTCCTGGATGAAAAGTCTGGATGGCATCATTAACCATCCTGAAGTGAATTATTAATTGTAGTATATTAATAATTGTTGATCAGCatgctgttttatttatattaaggGGAAGAAAGAATCCTCGGAGTGAAAATAGAGAAACAAACATAGGTAGGGCTGCAATCGATTAATGAGTTTGACTAATTCTTTAaagattaatcagtttgagtattttttttaagattcttggATTGCagattgttaaatgtgaatattttctagtttcttctctcctttgtgacagtaaactgaatatctttgagttgcggaaaaaacaagacatttgaggatgtcatatTGGGCTTTGGGATACACTGATCCACATATTTCaccatttcctgacattttagagaccaaaaaaatagagagaaaataatcaacagaaaaTAAGTAAGTTGCATTCCTAAAAATAGCAAATCCTCAAATTTAAGAAGGTGAAACGAgcgattgtttgtgtgtgtgtgtgtgtgtgtgtgtgtacctggtgtCTAAAAAATGTGGCAACCAAGCTGCCGTTGATGTAACCGAGGATGAGCCAGACCATAACTACAATCAGGTTCTTCACCAACGCTGTGGTGAAGGTTTCTCTGATGAGCACCAACTGATCCAACCATAGAGAGAGccaaagagaaagaaatagaaatTACTTTCAAACACAATTCaccataatttatttttattccatcACTGTTTTATGAGATGATCAAATAATATTACAATTTTGTATGCACTATGTCCACAAAAAAGTAAGTAAGCTTTCCTTGGTCACTCTCAGTCTCGCCACGATGGAGGACATTAAaaagaatttgtcaaaatgttgatgaaattcttaCACGTCAacccatatatttatatacgtATATTTCTGTGAATATCAGCTGAGCTGCGAAAGTAATTTTTAAAGCAAACAATCCTTTATCTATTATCACATTTGTGAATCAGGAGATAGAAGCATCTACATTACACAGTGAGTTCTCTCTTTAAAGGTTTAATATAATATTTGGTTATGAGGTACCAGACCAGGCTACAAATTGGTGATAGTGTGAGATCAACAACAGTTCATGTGAAGATGCTGTGATAAGACACTGGTTTAATGTTCGGGCCAGAAAGTTTTGCGAAAGCAGGGATTGATGATTAGTTTCAaggtttataaaaaataaaatactttttttaaaatttagcAGTGGACGTACCTGAACCACCTCCGCCTAGGCCTAGaaactttacattttacatCTAAATTAGCAATACAACTGTACAAGCAAATCAATAATTGGTCAGTTTTATTTGATgtaaagattattttaagaACAATTTCTTCACCAAACCTGAGAAGTCATGTTGCCTCCAGGACTAACTGATGAACTCATACTTCACTCAGACCTGATAGAGACGATGCAACACAGAAAATACATATTGAAAAATGCATAAAGTAATTATCCAAAACCGCATCATaattaattcaataaatgttttttaaaatcagTCAAACTTTTATGTATTAAAATGTAACGTATTAAAATTATGATGCATGCACACTACTTTGGCCACATAGAGTACATGTATTTGAGATATAAtacatatcatttttttttttactttggctttatttgtctttattgaaaATCACATTCTGTAGTTACATAAGTTTCATGTTCTGCTAACTCACTGCTGTAAATCTGAGCAGAGACCTGAAGCTGCAGAGCTTAAGGCAATTTGTAAATCTAACACTAAACCAAAGTTGACCTTGTTTTTTAGAAATACATCAAAACACATATTTCCTGCTTCCTGCCATGCAACATTCTGccgttattttgttttcacctgcagcctgatttgttttttttctcccttaaAAGCTGTCGGACAGCAATCAACCCAACATAATGTTAAAGCATAGCgttaattatataatttatattaacACAACTGGTGCATAAAGGCTGAGATGTTCTTAAAATGAATATATCAACAACAGTTTGACATTCCCTTGATTGAGTACACACATAAGAGAGAAAACAAGATTTATGAATATTGATACATCTCATTTAGAAAATTAAcccttcatttaaaataaacccAAATAACCTTAGCAAAGCTCAGTCAGCTGCTGAAATGTTACAGTTCTGCAGTTTATTTTTCCAGTGCAAAACACAAGTAAATTAATCGCAAATGATCCCAATGTGACAATAAACTGGCAGCAGAAAAGTGACATTAGAAACTGAGCTTTGGGATGAATATGCTGGCAAGATTTTAATCAAATCACTATCAGCCAAAATAATACATTACATGTATATACTTATCCAAATGAAAGTCTCGTCCTGCTCCACCTACCTGAGTCCAGATCACACCCTGAAGGCAGACAGCGCGACACAAGAGTCTTTATAAACACTTTGAAACAAAACGTAATTAATTTTCACGTCATCGTCAGTGTTTGTGagagaagtaaaaaaagatGAAGATAAGATCAAACTTTTATTAATCTTGAGGGAAATTGTTGTGCAGCAGTCTTCCAAATATAgagttcaaataaaaacaatgtatgaacaCTAAAGATTATTAATAAGGTGTaaacaccccctccccccaaaaaaacaaacaacaaaaaacaatgccAGAATATATACATGATGATAGTTAATGGCAGTCTTGAGGCTGACAGTGTGGTCAGTAGgcctgcaactaatgattatttattgatcgattaatctgtttatTTTCTTGAATAATCAATCAGTTGttcggtctataaaatgtcagaaaattgtgaagtttactgtcacagaggagagaagaaactagaaaatattcacatttaacaagctgcaatcgagaatatatttttgttccatAAAAAACGACTCAAACTGATTCATCgatcatcaaaatagttgacatttattttaatagctgacaatcgattaatctttgcagctctagtggtCAAAGCAGGGTGTTTGATCCTTTGATGAAACTTTTCTTTTATTCACAATGATTGACTGAAGTTCAATGTTGCCAAGTAGTGTTGGAGGCACTGTAGCACTACAATCATACCAGACCAGACCTTAAAGAAAatccccagtcagagctggttttCAAGTGTTCAAGTGTCCACAGCCAATGTGAACAGACTCTGCTTCATCACATGTAAATATAGGCTGAAATTCAATTGTTGTAGcaatattaataattaaattCTGTCGTTTATATGCCAATGTTATATTAAGTATATATTATCCTTGCTGCTAGCACAGCTTATAATTTATATACAATCAGGGGACATTTTTATTGAAGCAGAAGAAAGTACTCGGTTATCagtcttttataaaaaaaatgttagtgCTGTCGAACGTTAAACGTTATTAACGGCGCTAGCAAAACCCATGTTAAAGGAGTcacttctttttatcatga
Encoded proteins:
- the LOC120557101 gene encoding odorant receptor 131-2-like; this translates as MVWLILGYINSSLVATFLRHQTFNEDPRYILFIHMVINDGIQLTVTITLFVLSYIFYKINVSFCCFFILVAVFTTRITPVNLASMAIERYIAVCEPLRHPQICTVRRTYIVIGWMWFICVAPDITDLFMTLATESLSFFHESVFCIRPNVFKDPILAFKRQVFDIIYFSYVFLTLVFTYLRVLFAARALSTDKISAQRARNTILIHGAQMAMCMLSYISPSVEIILQLIFPGRISEIRYANYLIVYLLPRFLSPIVYGVRDKKFRKYLKMYLVSNSCRVKLQTVAPLNKDGM
- the LOC120557102 gene encoding odorant receptor 131-2-like, with product MVWLILGYINGSLVATFFRHQTFYEDPRYILFIHMVINDGIQLTITVILFVLNYALYKINVSFCCFFILVAVFTTRITPVNLASMAIERYIAVCEPLRHPQICTVRRTYIVIGWMWFICVAPDITDLFMTLATESLSFFHESVLCIRPNVFKDPILAFKRQVFDIIYFSCVFLTLVFTYLRVLFAARALSTDKISTQRARNTILIHGVQMAMCMLSYISASVEIILLLIFPGRISEIKYAHYLIVYILPRFLSPIVYGVRDKKFRVYLRMYLVSTRCRVKLQTVAPLKTTQGVIWTQV